ATGCGCGCTGTGAATGTCGGGTGAATGCCTCCCGTCTGAGCTCCAGGGTCCCGGGGCTGTTGGGTGAATGACCCATGGGGCAATGTCCCCTGGTGCCCTGCGGCGTGTCCCCCTCTGCTCATGCAGATGCCCAGTGCCAAAGGGTTGGGTGCCCAGAGAGGCTGTTTTTGGGGGGAGCCCCTTGCCCCACCTCGAGCTGCTCCTGCCAGGGGCAGTGCCCGGTCTCTGCCCAGCCAAGGGCCCGGGAGCGCACGGCCTGGTGCGAGGGCCCCACGGGGATGTGGGCTcagctgtggctggggcaggctggtgcCAGGAGCCCCCTCTGATGGTGCTTCATGTGTCTCCCTTTGCAGGTGCACCAGGGCCCTGTCCCCCTCTCCTACACGGTGACCACGGTAACGACGCAGGGCTTTCCTATCCACGCAGGCCAGCACATCCCCGGGTGCAGCACGCAGCAGCTCCCCGCATGCTCCGTGATGTTCAGCGGGCAGCATTACCCCCTCTGCTGCCTCCCGCCCCCGGTGAGTCCGGGGCGCCCAGCCCCTGCCGCCTGGGGCTCGTGGGGAGCCGGCATCCTGGGCCCAGCGCGGGAGCTCTGCCGCGGGAGAGGGAGCGGGGCCGGTAGCAGGCAAGGGGAGCTCTGGACGGAGCCCTGAAAAGGAAGGATTGGGGGGTGGCCCGGCGGGGATACAGCTGCTTGGACCGTGACACCTTTGTCAGTCACAAAACCGTGTGGCTCTCGGCCCCcgtctcctccccagctgggtgatcaggggatggggcagccagggggctctgcgagggtggggtgctgggagactgacacccccctccccgtgCGCTCTCCCGTCCTTCCCAGCTCATCCAGGCATGTGCCATGCAGCAGCTGCCCGTCTCCTACCAGACCTTCCCGCCCATCCTCTCCAGCGACCATTACATCCTGCACCCACCCCCGCCAGTGCCGCCGCACCAGCCCCCCCACATGGCCCCCCTCGGCCAGTTCCTGCCGCTGCAGGCCCAGCACCCGCGCATGGTGAGTGTGGGGACGGGGCGGTGTCCGCATACTGCCGGGGGAcaggctgggctcctggccatGGAGCAGACCCTGCGGCTTTGGAATGGGCTGGGGTGAGTCTGCCCCCCGGGGTCCCTGCCTGGCGTGCAGCCTCGCTGGGCAGGGGCACTTCTGGCCCTGGCAAGCTCGGCAGGGCAGGGCGGGCGCGGTGACCTCTGGGGCTCGTGTTGCCAGGCCAGTGCCCACGCTGCAGCCGTGCTCCTGGGATGGACTTGCGtctggagcaggagggagggagggcgaggTTTCCTGCAGGGCGGTGTCTGTGTGAGCTGCCGATCCCCATGGGGGCTtcgctggcagggcagagcggcccCCGGCCCCGTGTGCACAGCAGGGTCCCCTGTCACCGAGCCCCCCTCCTCCCGGCCCCATGTGCACAGCAGGGACCCCTGTAACTGACTCACGCTCTCtctcaccacccccccacccccgccagcctCTGCAGAGGATAGACAATGAAGTGGAGTTGCGAGGGGAGCAGCATCCCATCGGAGGCTTCGCCTACCCgccctctccccacgccccagcGCTGTCCCCCTCCGTCCCGCTGCATTACCTCCCCCACGACCCGCTGCACCAAGATCTGCCGTTCGGCGTGGTAAGTCCCCGCGTGGGGAGTGGGGCGGCTGGGGCGGGGGAAGCCTCCCCCCACGGCTCTGAGCTCGGGGAATGCAGCCGCACCGAACACAAAACAGCAGGAGGGAGTAGCCGCAACGACCCCAGAGGCGGAGAGGAGCTGGGACAGGGCCGTGCTGGTGGGAAGCAGGGGTGTCCTCGGTGGAGTTGGGGCCCCGGATCCCCTGCCCTGGCTGCGtagggcagctgctccccctcTGCCCGGTCTGCGTGGTGGGGTACGGGCCGGGTGTGCCCCTCCCGGCTAGGGGCCGCTCACCTGGCCCCgtgctctctccctgcagccataCCCGCCCATGATGCCACGACGACTGAGTACCCAGCGATACCGACTGCAGCAGCccttgccgccccccccccccgccgccgccgcccccctaCTACCCCAGCTTCCTGCCGTACTTCCTGTGAGTACCCGCGGGGGGCGTCTGCGGGGCTgggtcccctcccacccccaggggcagGTGTCAGGCCTCTGCCCCGCCAGGGGGTGCCTGCTGCGCCGGGGGCTGTGGGGGTCGGGGGTTGGGCTGTGGTTCCTTggaaaagccccccccccccccaaaaaaaaaatgtgacaCACATCCTGCAGGGTCCCGCTGCTCTTGGATAACTGCCCTgcaccctctctccccagctcgaTGCTCCCCGTGTCGCCGTCGGCCGTGGGGCCCACGCTCAGCCTCGACCTGGATGTGGACGATGTGGAGATGGAGAATTACGAGGTGTGCCAGCCCCCCGCTGGAACGTCAGCCGCTTGCTGGGGAGGAATCTTGCCGTGGGGGTGTGGGGCAGACACTCGGGGAGGGGGTAGGCgctctgctggggcccctggACAGGGGGGCTTGGGGACCTGTGCATGGGGTTTCAAGAGGGAGCTGAGCTCTGTGTCCCCGTTCCGCCCCCAGGCGTTACTGAACCTGGCTGAGCGGCTGGGCGAGGCCAAGCCGCGGGGCCTCACCAAAGCAGACATCGAACACCTGCCATCGTACCGCTTCAACCCCGAGAGCCACCAGTCGGAGCAGAGCCTGTGAGTGACGCCGGGCGTGGGGAGTGTGCCTGAGCTCctggggggccggggccaggctCGGGGCATTGGGGGTGTATCTGAGCTCCCGGGGGGCCGGGCTTGGAGCGTGCGGGCTGTACCTCAgctcccggggggcaggggccggggcagaggCCAGTCTCGGGGCATTGCACGGACCCGGCCTGTCCCCTCCGGCGCTGGGAGCCGGCGGCTGGTGACGGTTCCCTTCCCCCCAGGTGCGTCGTGTGCTTCAGCGACTTCGAAGCAAGGCAGCTGCTCCGGGTTCTGCCCTGCAACCACGAGTTCCACGCCAAGTGTGTCGACAAATGGTTAAAGGTACCTGCGCTGGGGGCTGCTTCCGCCTGGACacgcgggggcgggggctgggtgcccagcccGGGGAGGGCTCGGGGGTGTCCGAGCCGCTGGGCCCGGTGCCTCTGTGAATCCGAGCCCGGAGCGGGTTTCAGCAGCTCCCTCTGGTGGTgggtggctgcttctggggcagcgGAGTGGTGGGGTGAATTGCTGGTCttgctgccccaccccccttGATTCCTCTGGGTAAACCCGATGTTCTTGGagtgtgtcagtggggatccccCGCAGCGCACGTGTGTGAAACGGGGCGTGTTTGAACTGCCCTGTGCCTCGGGGCCATGCACGCGCCCGTGTGAGGGCacgaagggcggggcggggcgggcgctctccccccacccagctcctgctgctgcccatgccgTGAGCCGGGACCGGGCGCGCGTGCAACCCGCTACTTCTTCGCTCAGGCTAGACGTCTTCAAACCCTGCCAGAGCCTTCAGCCTGGTCAGACAGCCCCTAACCCGGCTGCTCCCCACCCGGCCCGGCTGGACTC
The nucleotide sequence above comes from Chelonia mydas isolate rCheMyd1 chromosome 8, rCheMyd1.pri.v2, whole genome shotgun sequence. Encoded proteins:
- the RNF44 gene encoding LOW QUALITY PROTEIN: RING finger protein 44 (The sequence of the model RefSeq protein was modified relative to this genomic sequence to represent the inferred CDS: deleted 1 base in 1 codon) — its product is MRPWELAVNRRPPSAPFNPRRFSGGPCSSPEHLRRSPASRRLWGRRDRPLQTLLAQDENYLHPAFPPQQHLPVDEPRAYALASTPPRMLHPAAHPPHQSPFMVDLHEQVHQGPVPLSYTVTTVTTQGFPIHAGQHIPGCSTQQLPACSVMFSGQHYPLCCLPPPLIQACAMQQLPVSYQTFPPILSSDHYILHPPPPVPPHQPPHMAPLGQFLPLQAQHPRMPLQRIDNEVELRGEQHPIGGFAYPPSPHAPALSPSVPLHYLPHDPLHQDLPFGVPYPPMMPRRLSTQRYRLQQPLRPPPPPPPPPYYPSFLPYFLSMLPVSPSAVGPTLSLDLDVDDVEMENYEALLNLAERLGEAKPRGLTKADIEHLPSYRFNPESHQSEQSLCVVCFSDFEARQLLRVLPCNHEFHAKCVDKWLKANRTCPICRADASEVHREAE